In a single window of the Eleginops maclovinus isolate JMC-PN-2008 ecotype Puerto Natales chromosome 6, JC_Emac_rtc_rv5, whole genome shotgun sequence genome:
- the LOC134866566 gene encoding nicotinamide riboside kinase 2-like isoform X1 has protein sequence MKIIIGIGGVTNGGKTTLTNRLLKTLPNCCVVHQDDFFKKPDQIEVGEDGFRQWDVINAIDMEAMVSTVKGWQENPVKFALSHGVSLSPESTSEEGIHILIVEGFLIYNYKPLIDSYDKCFYISIPYEECKKRRSTRTYTLPDPAGLFDGHVWPMYLRHRKEMENNCNRIEYLDGMTSKDDIYNKVYESCQNGLLNL, from the exons atGAAGATCATCATCGGCATTGGAGG AGTGACCAACGGTGGGAAGACCACTTTAACAAATAGACTACTAAAGACATTACCAAACTGTTGTGTGGTGCACCAGGATGACTTTTTCAAG AAACCCGATCAAATAGAAGTCGGGGAGGACGGCTTTAGACAGTGGGATG TGATCAACGCCATCGACATGGAAGCTATGGTTAGCACTGTGAAAGGCTGGCAGGAGAACCCGGTCAAGTTTGCCCTCTCCCACGGCGTCAGCCTGTCACCTGAATCCACCTCAGAGGAGGGGATCCATATTCTCATTGTGGAGGGGTTCCTCATCTACAACTACAA GCCTCTAATCGACTCCTACGACAAATGTTTCTACATTTCCATTCCTTATGAGGAGTGCAAAAAGAGGAGAAG TACAAGGACATACACACTCCCCGACCCCGCCGGCCTGTTCGACGGCCACGTCTGGCCCATGTACTTGAGACACAGGAAAGAAATGGAGAACAACTGCAACAGAATAG AGTATCTCGATGGAATGACATCAAAGGACGATATCTACAACAAAGTATATGAAAGCTGTCAGAACGGCCTGCTCAACTTATAG
- the LOC134866566 gene encoding nicotinamide riboside kinase 2-like isoform X2, translating into MEAMVSTVKGWQENPVKFALSHGVSLSPESTSEEGIHILIVEGFLIYNYKPLIDSYDKCFYISIPYEECKKRRSTRTYTLPDPAGLFDGHVWPMYLRHRKEMENNCNRIEYLDGMTSKDDIYNKVYESCQNGLLNL; encoded by the exons ATGGAAGCTATGGTTAGCACTGTGAAAGGCTGGCAGGAGAACCCGGTCAAGTTTGCCCTCTCCCACGGCGTCAGCCTGTCACCTGAATCCACCTCAGAGGAGGGGATCCATATTCTCATTGTGGAGGGGTTCCTCATCTACAACTACAA GCCTCTAATCGACTCCTACGACAAATGTTTCTACATTTCCATTCCTTATGAGGAGTGCAAAAAGAGGAGAAG TACAAGGACATACACACTCCCCGACCCCGCCGGCCTGTTCGACGGCCACGTCTGGCCCATGTACTTGAGACACAGGAAAGAAATGGAGAACAACTGCAACAGAATAG AGTATCTCGATGGAATGACATCAAAGGACGATATCTACAACAAAGTATATGAAAGCTGTCAGAACGGCCTGCTCAACTTATAG
- the LOC134865552 gene encoding protein-lysine 6-oxidase-like isoform X2: MAQWSLLFLYFFHGQLPLIFGQQQRTAGPWRHRIQWENNGQVYSLMSTGSEYHSPVRSRSQSRVYVSGRRDGTWSQMPGAQRGATLVRPGQAESRQVRTDHSVDQGSIAPGPVVRQYAPFNTRVSGARQQPERSPGAAGYVATRRSNPEHPNTVNASAPGRFRDLPVRRTRVDAMYTRGGDPGPGVQYQPLLVVPEAMAVSRQHAQTDQSISAHPTSVEREPEAPAASISLSEGGSNEANGNRENMANDDPRNPLKNHRNSVFYNPYPARGRAVARNRRPPGTGYGTGYFQNGLPDLVPDPYAIQAGAYIQRMQMFALRCAAEENCLARSAYGPTVRDIDFRVLLRFPQKVINQGTTDFLPVKPRYQWDWHSCHQHYHSMDAFSNYDLLDIVTERKVAEGHKASFCLEDTGCEPGFRRRYACTSHTQGLSPGCHDVYAANIDCQWIDITDVPPGNYILKVTVNPNFSVQESDFTNNIVRCDITYTGIYVQTRNCRVSSS; the protein is encoded by the exons ATGGCACAATGGTCACtcttatttttatactttttccaTGGACAACTTCCCCTCATTTTTGGGCAGCAGCAGCGCACAGCTGGCCCCTGGCGGCACCGGATCCAGTGGGAGAACAACGGGCAGGTTTATAGTTTAATGAGCACCGGGTCAGAGTACCATTCTCCGGTTAGGTCCCGAAGCCAGTCGAGAGTTTATGTGAGCGGCAGGAGGGATGGCACCTGGAGCCAAATGCCGGGAGCGCAGAGAGGAGCCACCCTGGTCAGACCCGGACAGGCTGAGTCGAGACAGGTGAGGACTGATCACAGTGTGGATCAGGGATCCATTGCTCCGGGGCCCGTGGTTAGACAGTATGCACCTTTTAATACTCGTGTGTCAGGGGCCAGACAGCAGCCTGAGCGCTCTCCCGGAGCTGCAGGTTATGTGGCCACACGGCGCTCAAACCCTGAACACCCCAACACCGTCAACGCCTCTGCACCGGGAAGATTTAGAGACCTTCCCGTGAGGAGAACTCGTGTGGATGCAATGTACACCAGAGGAGGAGATCCGGGGCCCGGTGTGCAATACCAACCTTTACTCGTGGTGCCAGAGGCGATGGCCGTCTCCAGGCAACACGCGCAGACGGATCAATCCATCTCAGCACATCCAACCAGTGTGGAAAGGGAACCTGAAGCTCCTGCTGCATCCATTTCGCTCAGTGAGGGTGGTTCAAACGAGGCAAACGGCAACAGAGAGAACATGGCTAACGACGACCCTCGAAACCCATTAAAGAACCACAGGAATTCTGTTTTCTACAACCCATATCCCGCCAGAGGGAGGGCAGTGGCCCGCAACCGTCGTCCGCCTGGCACAGGTTATGGTACAGGATATTTCCAAAATG GACTGCCGGACCTCGTGCCAGACCCGTATGCCATCCAAGCAGGTGCCTACATCCAGCGCATGCAGATGTTTGCGCTCCGCTGTGCAGCCGAGGAGAATTGTCTAGCCAG GTCGGCTTATGGACCCACCGTAAGAGACATCGACTTCAGAGTCCTCCTGCGGTTCCCCCAGAAAGTGATTAACCAAGGCACCACTGACTTCCTTCCTGTCAAGCCCAGATATCAGTGGGACTGGCACAGTTGTCACCA ACACTACCACAGCATGGACGCCTTCAGTAACTACGACCTGCTGGACATCGTCACTGAGCGTAAAGTGGCCGAGGGACACAAAGCCAGCTTTTGTCTGGAGGATACGGGCTGTGAACCTGGATTCAGGCGGCGCTACGCCTGTACGTCTCACACGCAG GGCTTGAGCCCGGGATGCCATGATGTCTACGCTGCCAACATCGACTGTCAGTGGATTGACATCACTGACGTGCCTCCAGGGAATTACATCTTGAAG GTTACCGTCAACCCCAATTTCAGCGTGCAGGAGTCCGACTTCACCAACAACATAGTGAGATGTGATATCACATACACAGGAATCTATGTTCAGACACGCAACTGCCGAGTATCAAG CAgttga
- the LOC134865552 gene encoding protein-lysine 6-oxidase-like isoform X1: protein MAQWSLLFLYFFHGQLPLIFGQQQRTAGPWRHRIQWENNGQVYSLMSTGSEYHSPVRSRSQSRVYVSGRRDGTWSQMPGAQRGATLVRPGQAESRQVRTDHSVDQGSIAPGPVVRQYAPFNTRVSGARQQPERSPGAAGYVATRRSNPEHPNTVNASAPGRFRDLPVRRTRVDAMYTRGGDPGPGVQYQPLLVVPEAMAVSRQHAQTDQSISAHPTSVEREPEAPAASISLSEGGSNEANGNRENMANDDPRNPLKNHRNSVFYNPYPARGRAVARNRRPPGTGYGTGYFQNGLPDLVPDPYAIQAGAYIQRMQMFALRCAAEENCLARSAYGPTVRDIDFRVLLRFPQKVINQGTTDFLPVKPRYQWDWHSCHQHYHSMDAFSNYDLLDIVTERKVAEGHKASFCLEDTGCEPGFRRRYACTSHTQGLSPGCHDVYAANIDCQWIDITDVPPGNYILKVTVNPNFSVQESDFTNNIVRCDITYTGIYVQTRNCRVSRYRTSVPV from the exons ATGGCACAATGGTCACtcttatttttatactttttccaTGGACAACTTCCCCTCATTTTTGGGCAGCAGCAGCGCACAGCTGGCCCCTGGCGGCACCGGATCCAGTGGGAGAACAACGGGCAGGTTTATAGTTTAATGAGCACCGGGTCAGAGTACCATTCTCCGGTTAGGTCCCGAAGCCAGTCGAGAGTTTATGTGAGCGGCAGGAGGGATGGCACCTGGAGCCAAATGCCGGGAGCGCAGAGAGGAGCCACCCTGGTCAGACCCGGACAGGCTGAGTCGAGACAGGTGAGGACTGATCACAGTGTGGATCAGGGATCCATTGCTCCGGGGCCCGTGGTTAGACAGTATGCACCTTTTAATACTCGTGTGTCAGGGGCCAGACAGCAGCCTGAGCGCTCTCCCGGAGCTGCAGGTTATGTGGCCACACGGCGCTCAAACCCTGAACACCCCAACACCGTCAACGCCTCTGCACCGGGAAGATTTAGAGACCTTCCCGTGAGGAGAACTCGTGTGGATGCAATGTACACCAGAGGAGGAGATCCGGGGCCCGGTGTGCAATACCAACCTTTACTCGTGGTGCCAGAGGCGATGGCCGTCTCCAGGCAACACGCGCAGACGGATCAATCCATCTCAGCACATCCAACCAGTGTGGAAAGGGAACCTGAAGCTCCTGCTGCATCCATTTCGCTCAGTGAGGGTGGTTCAAACGAGGCAAACGGCAACAGAGAGAACATGGCTAACGACGACCCTCGAAACCCATTAAAGAACCACAGGAATTCTGTTTTCTACAACCCATATCCCGCCAGAGGGAGGGCAGTGGCCCGCAACCGTCGTCCGCCTGGCACAGGTTATGGTACAGGATATTTCCAAAATG GACTGCCGGACCTCGTGCCAGACCCGTATGCCATCCAAGCAGGTGCCTACATCCAGCGCATGCAGATGTTTGCGCTCCGCTGTGCAGCCGAGGAGAATTGTCTAGCCAG GTCGGCTTATGGACCCACCGTAAGAGACATCGACTTCAGAGTCCTCCTGCGGTTCCCCCAGAAAGTGATTAACCAAGGCACCACTGACTTCCTTCCTGTCAAGCCCAGATATCAGTGGGACTGGCACAGTTGTCACCA ACACTACCACAGCATGGACGCCTTCAGTAACTACGACCTGCTGGACATCGTCACTGAGCGTAAAGTGGCCGAGGGACACAAAGCCAGCTTTTGTCTGGAGGATACGGGCTGTGAACCTGGATTCAGGCGGCGCTACGCCTGTACGTCTCACACGCAG GGCTTGAGCCCGGGATGCCATGATGTCTACGCTGCCAACATCGACTGTCAGTGGATTGACATCACTGACGTGCCTCCAGGGAATTACATCTTGAAG GTTACCGTCAACCCCAATTTCAGCGTGCAGGAGTCCGACTTCACCAACAACATAGTGAGATGTGATATCACATACACAGGAATCTATGTTCAGACACGCAACTGCCGAGTATCAAGGTACCGTACCAGTGTTCCTGTTTAA